Proteins co-encoded in one Thermomicrobiales bacterium genomic window:
- the glgB gene encoding 1,4-alpha-glucan branching protein GlgB yields MERSTLLTGDDVFLFNEGTHHRLYEKLGSHLASVDGVDGAYFAVWAPNAERVAVVGEFNDWNPDATPLTSEGVSGIWEAFVPHVGHGAIYKYQIWSRLHGQVVQKADPFAIHAETSPKTGSVVWDLEYEWGDAGWMAERGRRNAADAPISIYEMHLGSWMRVPEDGNRSLSYREIAAKLADHIETTGFTHVELLPIMEHPFSGSWGYQTTGFFAPTSRFGTPQDFKYFVDYLHQRGIGVILDWVPSHFPTDEIGLYRFDGTHLYEHADPRQGYHPDWHTAIFNYGRPEVRSFLLSSAVYWLDQYHIDGLRVDAVASMLYLDYSRKAGEWIPNRFGGRENLDAIDFLRQLNTVVYGEYPDVQTIAEESTAWPMVSRPTYVGGLGFGMKWDMGWMHDTLAYFEKDPIHRRYHQNYLTFRGLYAFSESFVLPLSHDEVVHMKGSLLSKMAGDDWQKFANLRALYGYMFTQPAKKLLFMGAEIAQRDEWDHESSLDWHLLDTEAHVGVSRWLSALNRAYRSEPALHELDFDPAGHEWLDANDSENSVISYVRHASNRRESIIVVCNLTPIPRHAYRIGVSEPGYYREILNSDAREYWGGGQGNLGGIEATLVPWHGRPYSISITAPPLGIVLFKKDGEA; encoded by the coding sequence GTGGAACGATCTACCCTGCTGACTGGCGACGACGTCTTCCTGTTCAACGAAGGCACGCACCACCGGCTCTACGAGAAGCTCGGCTCGCACCTCGCGTCCGTCGATGGCGTTGATGGTGCCTATTTCGCCGTCTGGGCGCCGAACGCCGAGCGTGTTGCCGTCGTCGGCGAGTTCAATGATTGGAATCCCGACGCGACGCCCCTGACCAGTGAGGGTGTCTCCGGAATCTGGGAAGCCTTCGTGCCGCACGTCGGGCACGGCGCTATCTACAAGTATCAGATCTGGTCGCGGCTCCATGGGCAGGTCGTGCAGAAGGCTGATCCGTTCGCCATCCACGCCGAGACGTCGCCGAAGACCGGCTCGGTCGTCTGGGATCTGGAGTACGAGTGGGGCGACGCCGGATGGATGGCGGAGCGCGGCCGGCGCAACGCGGCTGACGCGCCGATCTCGATCTATGAGATGCACCTCGGTTCCTGGATGCGCGTGCCCGAGGACGGCAATCGCTCGCTCTCCTATCGTGAGATCGCGGCGAAGCTGGCCGACCACATCGAGACGACTGGCTTCACCCACGTCGAGCTGCTGCCGATTATGGAGCACCCGTTCTCGGGTTCCTGGGGGTATCAGACGACCGGGTTTTTCGCGCCGACCAGCCGCTTCGGCACTCCGCAAGATTTCAAGTACTTCGTCGATTACCTCCACCAGCGAGGTATCGGCGTCATCCTGGACTGGGTCCCGTCTCACTTTCCGACCGACGAGATCGGTCTCTACAGATTTGATGGCACCCATCTCTACGAGCACGCTGACCCGCGCCAGGGCTACCACCCCGACTGGCACACCGCGATCTTCAACTACGGCCGGCCAGAGGTTCGCTCGTTCCTGCTCTCCAGCGCGGTCTACTGGCTCGACCAGTATCATATCGATGGGCTGCGTGTGGACGCTGTCGCATCAATGCTCTACCTTGACTATTCCCGCAAGGCTGGAGAATGGATTCCCAACCGCTTCGGCGGCCGGGAGAATCTCGACGCGATCGACTTCCTGCGCCAGCTCAATACCGTCGTGTATGGCGAATACCCCGACGTCCAGACGATCGCCGAGGAGTCGACCGCCTGGCCGATGGTCTCGCGACCGACCTATGTCGGCGGGCTCGGCTTCGGCATGAAGTGGGACATGGGCTGGATGCATGACACCCTGGCCTATTTCGAGAAGGATCCGATCCATCGCCGGTATCATCAGAACTATCTGACGTTTCGTGGGCTCTACGCCTTCAGCGAAAGCTTCGTCCTGCCGCTCTCGCATGACGAGGTCGTCCACATGAAGGGCAGCCTGCTATCGAAGATGGCCGGCGACGACTGGCAGAAGTTCGCCAATCTCCGCGCGCTCTACGGCTACATGTTCACTCAGCCGGCGAAGAAGCTGCTCTTCATGGGCGCCGAGATTGCCCAGCGCGACGAGTGGGACCACGAGAGCAGCCTCGACTGGCATCTGCTCGACACAGAGGCCCATGTCGGTGTCTCGCGGTGGCTCTCCGCGCTCAACCGCGCCTATCGCTCCGAGCCGGCCCTCCACGAGCTCGACTTCGACCCGGCCGGCCACGAATGGCTGGACGCGAACGACAGCGAGAACAGCGTCATCTCCTATGTCCGCCATGCTTCCAACCGTCGAGAGTCGATCATCGTCGTCTGCAACCTCACCCCGATACCGCGCCATGCGTACCGGATCGGCGTCTCTGAGCCGGGCTACTACCGCGAGATACTCAACAGCGATGCGCGTGAGTACTGGGGTGGCGGGCAGGGCAACCTCGGCGGCATCGAGGCGACGCTTGTCCCCTGGCACGGCCGGCCGTATTCGATCTCCATCACCGCGCCGCCGCTGGGCATTGTCCTGTTCAAGAAGGACGGCGAGGCGTAG
- a CDS encoding MFS transporter: MRTTNRDARNDDSARASRRRWSASAALHQTFHALRNRNYRLFWMGQVVSTIGTWMQRIALAWLVLDLTNSPLALGLVSMFQTLPVLFLSLFGGVIADRFSKRNLLLVTQAVKLVPSAVLAVLVIIGATNLTAIYVLATLLGITNAIDSPARQAFVKELAGPEDLPNAIALNSIVFNSARLIGPALGGITIAWIGVAGCFTIDAVSFLAVLLGLALMREDELYEVPNAPKGRMISQISDGVRYALRTPDIMVVLILMAVVGTFGYNFTVLLPLIAKYVLNAGPMGFGMLTSAMAIGSLIAAIGIAYSGRVSQRTLLIGATGFPVLLTALAISTMWATTIAVLIALGLFSITFSATANSRLQMLSLPEYRGRVMSFYTLLFMGSTPIGSLVIGTLAERQGVRMAIFELAMICAVGVAAGYLYIRTRVASPIDVTVAPQKQHAP, translated from the coding sequence ATGCGAACCACAAACCGGGATGCCAGAAACGACGATTCCGCCCGGGCTTCCCGTCGTCGGTGGTCGGCAAGCGCGGCGCTGCACCAGACGTTCCACGCGCTTCGCAATCGAAACTATCGCCTGTTCTGGATGGGTCAGGTGGTGTCGACCATCGGCACCTGGATGCAGCGGATCGCATTGGCGTGGCTGGTGCTGGACCTCACCAACTCCCCATTAGCGCTTGGCCTGGTGTCGATGTTTCAAACGCTACCGGTGCTGTTTCTGTCGCTGTTCGGTGGCGTCATCGCGGATCGATTCTCGAAGCGCAATTTGCTGCTGGTCACGCAGGCAGTCAAGCTGGTGCCATCGGCCGTGTTGGCCGTTCTCGTGATTATCGGTGCGACGAATCTCACCGCGATCTATGTGCTTGCCACGCTACTCGGGATAACGAACGCAATCGACAGCCCGGCCCGGCAGGCGTTCGTCAAGGAGCTGGCCGGCCCGGAGGATCTGCCGAATGCTATCGCGCTCAACTCGATTGTGTTCAACTCGGCGCGTCTGATCGGGCCGGCCCTCGGCGGCATCACGATCGCATGGATCGGTGTTGCTGGGTGCTTCACGATCGACGCGGTCAGCTTCCTCGCCGTCTTGCTCGGACTTGCGCTGATGCGCGAGGACGAGCTGTATGAGGTGCCGAACGCGCCAAAGGGACGGATGATCAGCCAGATCTCCGATGGGGTTCGCTATGCCCTGCGAACGCCCGACATCATGGTCGTGCTGATTCTGATGGCGGTAGTCGGCACGTTTGGCTACAACTTCACTGTTCTGCTGCCCCTGATCGCCAAGTATGTGCTGAATGCTGGGCCAATGGGCTTTGGCATGCTCACGTCGGCAATGGCAATCGGCTCACTCATCGCGGCGATCGGCATCGCCTACTCCGGGCGCGTATCACAACGCACGCTGTTGATCGGGGCAACCGGCTTTCCCGTCTTGCTCACGGCGCTCGCGATCTCGACGATGTGGGCGACAACAATCGCAGTTCTGATTGCGCTCGGCCTGTTCAGCATTACGTTCAGCGCCACTGCCAACAGCCGACTTCAGATGCTCAGCCTTCCGGAATATCGTGGCCGGGTGATGAGCTTTTACACGCTGCTGTTCATGGGCTCGACGCCGATTGGCAGCCTGGTGATCGGCACACTTGCCGAGCGTCAGGGAGTGCGCATGGCGATCTTCGAGCTGGCGATGATCTGCGCCGTCGGGGTCGCGGCCGGCTATCTCTACATCCGCACCCGAGTCGCCAGCCCAATCGACGTCACTGTCGCGCCGCAGAAACAGCACGCGCCCTGA
- a CDS encoding amidohydrolase, with protein MPVEETVVDYLNENYKRFSGLARAIWEHPEVGLEETFASKTIADELEQAGFSVEHGVGQMETAFVASWGEGTPIIGILGEYDALPSLSQDATPERHELVSGGPGHGCGHNLYGVGALGAALAMQLAMKEQGITGTVRYYGCPAEETLTGKTYMARAGVFDDLDASVTWHPGYANTATTNGSSLAMYSFKVHYHGIASHGAAAPHMGRSALDGAMLMDIGVNYLREHIIQDARIHSVIKDGGEAPNVVPPTATIWYFVRAPKREEVESIYQRMLDCAKGAALMTGTTYDVEFLTGCSDMLPNPTISNIMLDKMEALGGIEFSHDDMDFARRLQSTIDPEIVEMGRRQTLAGAREGTTAADIGDVLCENVIRPTNEFRTMHGSTEVGDVSQITPTSMLTTCCHPLGSPGHSWQITASSGAEIGFKGMDYAAKAMALTGLELMVNKDALDAAKQDFLRDTGGRKYVTPLPEGATPKRGG; from the coding sequence ATGCCGGTAGAAGAGACCGTTGTCGACTATCTGAACGAGAACTACAAGCGGTTCTCGGGTCTCGCGCGAGCCATCTGGGAACATCCAGAGGTCGGGCTGGAGGAGACATTCGCCTCGAAGACCATTGCCGATGAGTTGGAGCAGGCCGGCTTCTCGGTCGAGCACGGCGTCGGCCAGATGGAAACCGCCTTCGTCGCCAGCTGGGGCGAGGGGACTCCGATCATCGGCATTCTGGGAGAGTACGACGCGCTGCCGAGCCTCTCGCAGGATGCAACCCCGGAGCGGCACGAGCTTGTGTCGGGGGGACCGGGCCATGGCTGCGGTCACAATCTGTACGGTGTCGGCGCGCTCGGCGCGGCGTTAGCCATGCAGCTGGCCATGAAGGAGCAGGGCATCACCGGCACGGTTCGCTACTACGGCTGCCCGGCCGAGGAGACGCTCACCGGCAAGACGTACATGGCGCGCGCCGGCGTCTTCGACGATCTGGATGCCTCGGTCACCTGGCACCCTGGCTACGCGAATACCGCCACCACCAATGGCTCCAGCCTGGCCATGTATTCGTTCAAGGTGCACTACCACGGCATTGCGTCTCATGGCGCCGCCGCCCCACACATGGGTCGCAGCGCGTTGGACGGGGCGATGCTGATGGATATCGGCGTGAACTACCTGCGCGAGCACATCATCCAGGATGCCCGAATCCATAGCGTCATCAAGGACGGCGGCGAAGCGCCGAACGTGGTTCCGCCGACGGCAACCATCTGGTACTTCGTCCGCGCTCCCAAGCGCGAGGAGGTCGAGTCGATCTATCAGCGGATGCTCGACTGCGCCAAGGGCGCGGCGCTGATGACCGGGACGACCTACGACGTCGAGTTTCTGACCGGCTGCTCCGATATGCTGCCGAATCCCACGATCAGCAACATCATGCTGGACAAGATGGAGGCGCTCGGCGGTATCGAATTCAGCCACGATGACATGGATTTCGCTCGCAGGCTGCAATCGACGATCGACCCTGAGATCGTCGAAATGGGCCGCCGGCAGACACTGGCGGGCGCAAGAGAGGGGACAACTGCCGCAGATATCGGCGACGTGCTGTGTGAGAACGTCATCCGACCGACGAATGAGTTCCGCACGATGCACGGATCGACCGAGGTTGGCGATGTCAGCCAGATCACACCGACCAGCATGCTGACGACGTGCTGCCATCCGCTCGGCTCGCCGGGCCACAGCTGGCAGATCACGGCATCGTCTGGCGCAGAGATCGGCTTCAAGGGGATGGACTACGCCGCCAAGGCGATGGCGCTCACCGGTCTGGAGCTGATGGTCAACAAGGACGCGCTCGACGCCGCCAAGCAGGATTTCCTGCGCGACACCGGAGGCCGCAAGTACGTGACTCCGCTGCCGGAGGGAGCAACCCCCAAGCGGGGCGGCTGA
- a CDS encoding serine hydrolase domain-containing protein — protein sequence MASTPNSSVDQMSEALAYVDSWLDYRVWKLRATGAQVAVWFDGKLQFSKAYGVSNLDTGEALTTSHLFRIASHSKTFTSTAVMQLVEAGKLRLDDTAGSWIPALAKAGSPLADVTVRELASHSAGVIRDGVDANYWAHDRPFPGDEELLEIAIREGAIRQPQATFKYTNIGYSLLGMIVGAAGGSSYNEYTKTAIVEKLGLQNTGPELDPDRLSEYAGGHSGLASWTERQVIPHVDTHAMAAATGFYSTAEDMVQFASAHFFGDGRLLSDRSKNEMQRPVWTGLAPEAPQDGYGYGTIVRYYDGHRMVGHSGGYPGHITRTMWDPNEGLAISVLTNAVDGPAEELAAGILRVLDSARVVASKLPLSSGLVNSAAIAPPAAPDTKIDLSRFTGRFAALWGVTDIYVLGGKLYAGSPIAPAPHMQAVELAVIDDNTLRIMNGSPYGSVGELYRYERDADGNIVSVFSGGQQAWPIAVYRAGANVV from the coding sequence GTGGCAAGTACCCCGAACTCGTCGGTCGATCAGATGAGCGAAGCGCTCGCGTATGTCGATTCCTGGCTCGACTATCGCGTCTGGAAGCTTCGCGCTACCGGAGCGCAGGTGGCGGTCTGGTTCGATGGCAAGCTGCAGTTCAGCAAGGCATATGGCGTCTCGAACCTCGACACTGGCGAGGCGCTGACGACGTCGCATCTGTTCCGTATCGCGTCCCATTCCAAGACATTCACCTCGACCGCTGTCATGCAGCTAGTCGAGGCCGGCAAGCTGCGGCTCGACGACACGGCTGGATCGTGGATCCCCGCCCTGGCAAAGGCCGGATCGCCGCTTGCCGATGTGACGGTGCGCGAGCTCGCGTCCCATTCCGCCGGTGTCATTCGCGATGGTGTCGATGCGAATTACTGGGCCCACGATCGCCCGTTCCCGGGTGACGAGGAGCTGCTGGAGATCGCCATTCGAGAGGGCGCCATTCGCCAACCTCAGGCGACGTTCAAGTACACCAATATCGGATATTCGCTGCTTGGGATGATCGTCGGCGCGGCCGGCGGCAGCTCCTACAACGAATACACGAAGACCGCGATCGTCGAGAAGCTCGGCCTCCAAAACACCGGGCCGGAGCTGGACCCGGATCGCCTGTCTGAATACGCCGGCGGTCATAGCGGGCTTGCCAGCTGGACCGAACGCCAGGTTATCCCGCACGTCGACACCCATGCGATGGCGGCAGCGACGGGGTTCTATTCCACCGCGGAGGACATGGTTCAGTTCGCCTCTGCCCACTTCTTTGGCGATGGTCGCTTGCTGAGCGATCGGTCGAAGAACGAGATGCAGCGGCCGGTCTGGACAGGGCTCGCGCCCGAAGCCCCGCAGGATGGCTACGGCTACGGCACCATCGTGCGCTACTACGATGGGCACCGGATGGTCGGGCATTCCGGCGGCTATCCGGGTCATATCACCCGCACGATGTGGGATCCGAACGAAGGTCTTGCGATCTCCGTACTGACCAACGCGGTCGATGGCCCGGCGGAAGAGCTGGCTGCCGGCATCCTGAGGGTGCTCGATTCGGCGCGCGTCGTTGCGTCGAAGCTGCCGCTCAGCTCCGGGCTCGTCAACAGCGCTGCGATCGCGCCACCGGCTGCGCCCGACACGAAGATCGACCTGAGCCGCTTCACGGGCCGGTTCGCGGCACTCTGGGGAGTGACTGATATCTATGTCCTGGGCGGCAAGCTCTATGCGGGGAGCCCGATCGCCCCAGCGCCGCACATGCAGGCTGTGGAGTTGGCTGTTATCGACGATAACACGCTGCGCATCATGAATGGTTCACCGTACGGATCGGTCGGTGAACTGTACCGATACGAACGCGACGCTGATGGCAACATCGTGAGCGTCTTCAGCGGCGGCCAGCAGGCCTGGCCAATCGCGGTCTACCGCGCCGGCGCCAACGTCGTCTAG
- the treS gene encoding maltose alpha-D-glucosyltransferase, with translation MAVKRTRHVEQYPEENPLWYKDAIIYQAHVRAFRDSDGDGIGDFPGLIEKLDYLQDLGVTAIWILPFYPSPLRDDGYDIADYTDVNPIYGTLRDARAFVREAHARGLRVITELVFNHTSDQHAWFQRARAAKPGTPARDFYVWSDTGSEYADARIIFKDFEVSNWTWDRVAGAYYWHRFYSSQPDLNFDNPRVHDALFKAMSFWLDAGVDGVRLDAIPYLYEREGTDCENLPETHQFLKKVRAFVDMNYRDRMLLAEANQWPEDTVEYFGDGDECHMAFNFPVMPRLYMALRMEDRYPIIDILDQTPPIPATCQWAMFLRNHDELTLEMVTDEERDYMYRAYAQDPQARINLGIRRRLAPLVNNNRRRIELLNGLLFSLPGTPTIYYGDEIGMGDNIFLGDRNGVRTPMQWTGDRNAGFSDANSQRLFLPVITDPEYHYSTVNVETQQANPQSLLWWMKRLIALRKRYQAFGRGAIEFLHPENRKVLCFVRKHGTESILVVANLSRFVQAVELDLSEYRGMAPVEMFGRNEFPQIGDLPYFVTLGPHSFYWFSLEPQRVSGERLAGGSDIAAVPTLTVSGGWPNIFSGRYQDRLTSLLPEYLQTRRWFAGKARGVRTVTIADRLTVPYDDSAAQLAMLRVDYADGEPDIYALPISFATGERAENLINYQPHAVLARLVTGDGDGVIYDAIWDPGFGQALARLIARKGRIRGDRGILTTVTTRAFRSIYDHTDELPEATNIRGEQSNSSVTFGDRLILKLIRRLAPGVNPDLEVGRALTERTTFAHTAPVAGALEYRLPGSEPMTLGILQGYVQNEGDAWTHTLDVVGDFYERMLADGPEIDAPPPTTSQILVDAVADTPGQAPELIGSYLADAHLLGQRTAEMHLALASLGDEPAFASEAFSVMGQRSLYQSIRSSVNLVFQTMRRQRNSLPADLTDDIGRLIELQPALLSRCRGVIDQRVTAQRIRIHGDYHLGQVLFTGKDFTIIDFEGEPARPLTERRMKRSPLRDVAGMLRSFDYAAWSALFTLQESGLIARDDPIGVAWSRFWYRWVAAAFMAGYLEAAGDAPFLPRDSSDLALLLDIFLLDKAVYELGYELNNRPGWVRIPLSGLLGQLAPAMVETRA, from the coding sequence ATGGCAGTGAAGCGAACGCGGCACGTCGAGCAGTATCCTGAGGAAAACCCGCTCTGGTACAAGGACGCCATCATCTATCAGGCCCATGTACGGGCGTTTCGCGACTCCGATGGGGATGGCATCGGCGACTTTCCCGGGCTGATCGAGAAGCTCGATTATCTCCAGGATCTTGGTGTCACCGCGATCTGGATTCTGCCGTTCTACCCCTCTCCACTTCGAGACGATGGGTACGACATCGCCGACTACACCGATGTGAATCCGATCTACGGCACGCTCCGTGATGCCCGCGCGTTCGTGCGCGAGGCCCATGCGCGCGGTCTTCGCGTCATCACCGAGCTCGTCTTCAATCACACATCCGATCAGCATGCCTGGTTCCAGCGCGCCCGCGCGGCGAAGCCCGGCACGCCCGCGCGCGACTTCTACGTCTGGAGCGACACCGGCAGCGAATATGCGGACGCCCGAATCATCTTCAAGGACTTCGAGGTTTCCAACTGGACCTGGGATCGTGTCGCCGGCGCCTATTACTGGCACCGCTTCTATTCAAGCCAGCCCGACCTCAACTTCGATAACCCCAGGGTCCACGACGCGCTGTTCAAGGCCATGAGCTTCTGGCTGGATGCCGGGGTAGATGGCGTCCGCCTCGACGCCATCCCCTACCTTTACGAACGCGAGGGGACGGATTGCGAGAATCTGCCCGAAACGCACCAGTTCCTCAAGAAGGTGCGCGCGTTTGTCGACATGAACTACCGCGACCGGATGCTGTTGGCGGAGGCCAACCAGTGGCCAGAGGATACAGTCGAGTACTTCGGGGATGGCGACGAGTGCCACATGGCGTTCAACTTCCCCGTAATGCCCCGGCTCTACATGGCGCTGCGCATGGAGGATCGCTATCCGATTATCGACATCCTCGATCAGACTCCGCCGATCCCCGCGACGTGCCAGTGGGCGATGTTTCTGCGCAACCACGATGAGCTGACCCTCGAGATGGTCACCGACGAGGAACGCGACTACATGTATCGTGCCTATGCCCAGGACCCTCAGGCACGAATCAATCTCGGTATTCGCCGTCGCCTTGCTCCGCTGGTCAACAACAATCGTCGCCGGATCGAGCTGTTGAACGGGCTGCTCTTCTCGCTCCCCGGAACCCCCACGATCTACTACGGCGATGAGATCGGCATGGGCGACAACATCTTCCTCGGAGACCGTAACGGCGTCCGCACACCCATGCAGTGGACGGGTGACCGCAACGCCGGCTTCTCGGACGCCAACTCGCAGCGACTGTTCTTGCCGGTTATCACCGACCCCGAGTACCACTACTCAACCGTCAACGTTGAGACGCAGCAAGCCAACCCGCAGTCTCTGCTCTGGTGGATGAAACGCCTCATCGCGCTGCGAAAGCGTTACCAGGCCTTCGGGCGTGGCGCCATTGAGTTCCTGCATCCGGAAAACCGCAAGGTTCTCTGCTTTGTCCGGAAGCATGGGACGGAGTCGATCCTTGTCGTCGCGAACCTGTCGCGCTTCGTGCAGGCGGTCGAGCTGGATTTGTCGGAATACCGAGGCATGGCGCCGGTCGAAATGTTCGGGCGCAACGAGTTCCCGCAGATCGGCGACCTGCCATATTTCGTTACCCTCGGGCCTCATTCGTTCTACTGGTTCTCACTCGAGCCGCAGCGCGTCAGTGGCGAGCGGCTTGCCGGGGGCAGCGATATCGCCGCCGTTCCGACGCTCACGGTCAGCGGTGGTTGGCCGAACATCTTCTCCGGCCGATACCAGGACCGGCTCACCAGTCTGTTGCCGGAATATCTCCAGACACGCCGCTGGTTTGCTGGCAAGGCCCGTGGCGTTCGCACAGTGACGATCGCGGACCGGCTGACCGTCCCCTACGATGACTCGGCCGCACAGCTCGCGATGTTGCGAGTGGACTATGCCGACGGTGAGCCGGACATCTACGCCCTGCCCATCTCGTTCGCCACCGGCGAGCGCGCCGAGAATCTGATCAACTACCAGCCACATGCCGTCCTCGCCCGGCTTGTGACCGGTGACGGCGATGGCGTTATCTACGACGCGATCTGGGACCCGGGCTTCGGCCAGGCATTGGCTCGCCTGATCGCCCGCAAAGGCAGGATCCGTGGCGACCGCGGGATCCTGACGACGGTGACGACGCGAGCATTTCGCTCGATCTATGACCATACCGACGAGCTGCCGGAGGCCACCAACATCCGCGGCGAGCAGAGTAACAGTTCGGTGACATTCGGCGACCGTCTCATTCTCAAGCTCATCCGGCGTCTCGCCCCGGGCGTCAACCCCGACCTCGAAGTCGGACGCGCGTTGACCGAACGCACCACCTTTGCGCACACTGCGCCGGTCGCCGGGGCGCTTGAGTATCGGCTTCCGGGTAGCGAGCCAATGACTCTCGGCATCCTCCAGGGATACGTTCAGAACGAAGGAGATGCCTGGACACACACGCTCGACGTCGTGGGCGACTTCTACGAGCGGATGCTGGCCGACGGGCCGGAGATTGACGCGCCGCCGCCGACGACCAGTCAGATCCTTGTCGATGCCGTCGCTGATACGCCCGGGCAGGCGCCCGAGCTGATCGGCAGCTATCTGGCCGATGCGCACCTGCTGGGCCAGCGGACTGCCGAGATGCATCTGGCGCTTGCTTCGCTCGGCGACGAGCCAGCGTTCGCATCCGAGGCCTTCAGCGTCATGGGGCAGCGATCGCTCTATCAGTCAATACGCAGCTCGGTCAATCTCGTCTTTCAGACCATGCGTAGACAGCGAAATAGCCTGCCGGCGGATCTGACGGACGACATCGGCCGGCTGATCGAGCTTCAGCCCGCCCTGCTTTCGCGGTGTCGCGGCGTCATCGACCAGCGAGTCACGGCGCAGCGCATCCGTATCCACGGCGACTACCACCTCGGACAGGTGCTCTTTACCGGCAAGGACTTTACGATTATCGACTTCGAAGGAGAGCCTGCGCGCCCGCTGACCGAGCGACGGATGAAGCGCTCTCCACTCCGCGACGTAGCTGGCATGCTGCGCTCGTTCGACTACGCTGCATGGTCGGCACTGTTCACCCTTCAGGAGAGCGGCTTGATCGCTCGGGACGATCCGATCGGCGTTGCCTGGTCGCGATTCTGGTATCGCTGGGTTGCCGCCGCCTTCATGGCTGGCTATCTGGAGGCCGCTGGTGACGCGCCATTCCTGCCGCGCGACTCCTCGGATCTCGCGCTCTTGCTGGACATCTTCCTGTTGGACAAGGCTGTCTACGAGCTGGGCTACGAGCTCAATAATCGCCCTGGCTGGGTCCGCATTCCGCTCTCGGGCTTGCTCGGCCAGTTGGCGCCCGCGATGGTGGAAACGCGAGCCTGA